One part of the Mauremys mutica isolate MM-2020 ecotype Southern chromosome 21, ASM2049712v1, whole genome shotgun sequence genome encodes these proteins:
- the DFFB gene encoding DNA fragmentation factor subunit beta isoform X1 — translation MAPRPKAFKIRSLRGPQKYGVAGRSLPELLRKGGKLLQLSFPDCRLCLYEDGTELTEGYFHSIPDNTDLILLAPGETWQGFVSGIDHFLNTFYTQKDDIVEAAQKLLSDEQAPKRQKLLVDLIQNLSENILAESREEDRKWFEGIESRFKNKSSYMRYSCESRIRSYMKEVSSYTSAVHPAAQAEYKRITDFMLDKLKSVKYNGCYFDRREEAAVRLCTTEGWFSCQGPFDRNYCLCKHSINPYSNRESRILFSTWNLDHIIEKKRTIVPTLAEAVKEQDGKEVAWEYFYQLLFTLENLKLVHIACHKKTSHNLTCDKTKIYRKRKRMRKVSK, via the exons ATGGCCCCGCGGCCCAAGGCCTTCAAGATCCGCAGCCTGCGCGGCCCCCAGAAGTACGGGGTGGCGGGGAGGAGCCTGCCGGAGCTGCTGCGCAAGGGGGGCAAGCTGCTGCAG CTTTCTTTTCCTGACTGCCGGCTCTGTTTGTATGAGGATGGGACAGAACTGACTGAAGGTTACTTCCACAGCATTCCAGATAATACGGACCTTATACTACTAGCCCCAGGGGAGACCTGGCAGGGTT TTGTCAGTGGCATAGATCACTTCCTAAATACATTTTACACACAAAAAGATGACATTGTTGAGGCTGCACAAAAGCTGCTATCAGATGAACAGGCTCCCAAGAGACAGAAGCTTCTAGTGGATCTCATTCAAAACCTAAGTGAAAACATTTTGGCGGAAAGCAGAGAGGAAGACAGAAAGTGGTTTGAAG gtATAGAGTCTCGCTTTAAGAATAAATCAAGTTATATGAGATACAGTTGTGAAAGCAGAATACGAAGTTATATGAAAGAG GTTAGCAGTTATACTTCAGCTGTTCATCCAGCAGCACAAGCAGAATATAAAAGAATAACTGACTTTATGTTGGATAAACTGAAGTCTGTTAAATATAATGGCTGTTACTTTGACAGAAGAGAGGAGGCGGCGGTCCGCCTCTGCACTACTGAGGGATGGTTCTCCTGTCAA GGTCCTTTTGACAGGAATTACTGCCTGTGTAAACATTCCATCAATCCCTACAGTAACAGGGAGAGCAGAATCCTCTTCAGTACATGGAATCTCGATCATAT AATAGAGAAGAAACGTACTATTGTCCCAACACTGGCAGAAGCTGTCAAAGAACAAGATGGAAAGGAAGTGGCCTGGGAATACTTCTATCAGTTGCTGTTTACTCTGGAAAATTTAAAACTAGTGCATATTGCTTGCCATAAGAAAACCAGCCATAATCTTACCTGTGACAAAACTAAAATATACAGAAAAAGAAAGCGTATGCGGAaggtctcaaagtga
- the DFFB gene encoding DNA fragmentation factor subunit beta isoform X2 gives MAPRPKAFKIRSLRGPQKYGVAGRSLPELLRKGGKLLQLSFPDCRLCLYEDGTELTEGYFHSIPDNTDLILLAPGETWQGFVSGIDHFLNTFYTQKDDIVEAAQKLLSDEQAPKRQKLLVDLIQNLSENILAESREEDRKWFEGIESRFKNKSSYMRYSCESRIRSYMKEVSSYTSAVHPAAQAEYKRITDFMLDKLKSVKYNGCYFDRREEAAVRLCTTEGWFSCQNREETYYCPNTGRSCQRTRWKGSGLGILLSVAVYSGKFKTSAYCLP, from the exons ATGGCCCCGCGGCCCAAGGCCTTCAAGATCCGCAGCCTGCGCGGCCCCCAGAAGTACGGGGTGGCGGGGAGGAGCCTGCCGGAGCTGCTGCGCAAGGGGGGCAAGCTGCTGCAG CTTTCTTTTCCTGACTGCCGGCTCTGTTTGTATGAGGATGGGACAGAACTGACTGAAGGTTACTTCCACAGCATTCCAGATAATACGGACCTTATACTACTAGCCCCAGGGGAGACCTGGCAGGGTT TTGTCAGTGGCATAGATCACTTCCTAAATACATTTTACACACAAAAAGATGACATTGTTGAGGCTGCACAAAAGCTGCTATCAGATGAACAGGCTCCCAAGAGACAGAAGCTTCTAGTGGATCTCATTCAAAACCTAAGTGAAAACATTTTGGCGGAAAGCAGAGAGGAAGACAGAAAGTGGTTTGAAG gtATAGAGTCTCGCTTTAAGAATAAATCAAGTTATATGAGATACAGTTGTGAAAGCAGAATACGAAGTTATATGAAAGAG GTTAGCAGTTATACTTCAGCTGTTCATCCAGCAGCACAAGCAGAATATAAAAGAATAACTGACTTTATGTTGGATAAACTGAAGTCTGTTAAATATAATGGCTGTTACTTTGACAGAAGAGAGGAGGCGGCGGTCCGCCTCTGCACTACTGAGGGATGGTTCTCCTGTCAA AATAGAGAAGAAACGTACTATTGTCCCAACACTGGCAGAAGCTGTCAAAGAACAAGATGGAAAGGAAGTGGCCTGGGAATACTTCTATCAGTTGCTGTTTACTCTGGAAAATTTAAAACTAGTGCATATTGCTTGCCATAA
- the C21H1orf174 gene encoding UPF0688 protein C1orf174 homolog: MRTRKLADGVPYSTRQKAGNNAAAQASSHQEVDLCKSTKTVCLASSHKATDRRPSKRLKCEKNSLVKLELQELISGNGSVPLLKEPTETSDEDQHLGNSVDPNMKPLQSKSKSAPKINEGIQGNDDDVSIKPSALKGNSCPPKKEEDETFLQNHIPNVEEESSCGTAFSDESGLETVDLQKKPIQLDNSAFLDEDSNQPMPVDRFFGNMEFMQDLPAAAVTCTTMSRREFRKLHFIAKEDDDDDDAL, from the exons CTTGCAGATGGAGTGCCATATTCAACACGCCAGAAGGCTGGGAACAACGCAGCAGCCCAGGCTTCATCTCATCAAGAGGTTGATCTTTGCAAATCTACTAAAACAGTGTGTCTG GCTTCTTCACACAAAGCAACTGACAGACGCCCTTCAAAGAGGCTAAAATGTGAAAAAAACAGTCTAGTGAAACTGGAGTTACAAGAACTTATATCTGGAAATGGAAGTGTTCCTCTTCTGAAAGAACCAACGGAAACATCTGATGAGGATCAACATTTGGGAAATTCAGTTGACCCCAATATGAAGCCTTTACAGAGTAAAAGCAAAAGTGCTCCAAAGATTAATGAAGGGATACAGGGGAATGATGATGATGTTTCCATAAAACCATCTGCACTGAAGGGAAATAGCTGTCCACCAAAGAAAGAGGAAGATGAAACTTTCCTGCAAAACCATATCCCAAATGTGGAAGAGGAGAGCAGCTGTGGAACTGCATTTTCAGATGAGTCTGGGCTGGAGACCGTGGATCTCCAGAAGAAACCAATACAATTGGATAATAGTGCTTTCTTAGATGAGGACAGTAACCAGCCAATGCCAGTGGACCGATTCTTTGGAAACATGGAGTTCATGCAG GACCTCCCAGCAGCTGCAGTCACGTGCACCACAATGAGCAGGCGGGAATTTAGAAAGCTGCACTTCATTGCAAAGGAAGACGATGACGACGATGATGCACTTTAA